A DNA window from Vigna angularis cultivar LongXiaoDou No.4 chromosome 1, ASM1680809v1, whole genome shotgun sequence contains the following coding sequences:
- the LOC108319105 gene encoding E3 ubiquitin-protein ligase UPL1-like isoform X2 — translation MKLKRKRALEVPPKIRCFIDRVTSVPLEKIEEPLKGFVWEFDKGDFHHWVDLFNHFDSYFEKYIKPRKDLLIDDDFLNLDPPFPREAILQILRVIRTVLDNCTNKHFYSSYEHLSALLASTDPDVVEASLDTLATFLKKTVGKYSIRDSSLNSKLYALAQGWGGKEEGLGLIASAVPDGCDHIACELGCTLHFEFYAVNEPESDIKVAEPLDQGLQIIHLSDIDKRVETDLELLHKLVTEYKVPASLRFSLLSRLRFARAFGSLASRQKYTCIRLYAFIVLIQACADADDLVSFFNAEPGFINELVSLLSYEDAVLEKIRILCLHALAALCQDRSRQQSVQTAVTSGGHRGILSSLMQKAIDSVTSDTSKWSVHFAEALLSLVTVLVSTSSGCSAMREAGFIPTLLPLLKDTNPQHLHLVEKAVRILEAFMDYSNPAAALFRDLGGLDDTISRLKIEVSYVENGGKQPDEKSESSARSVNMVTSSSTGLDDVQKPLYSEPLISYHRRLLMKALLRAISLGTYAPGNTARIYGSEENVLPHCLCIIFRRAKDFGGGVFSLAATVMSDLIQKDPTCYPVLDAAGLPSAFLDAIMDDVLNSSEAITCIPQCLDALCLNSNGLQAVKDRNSLRCFVKVFTSKTYLRALAGDTPASLSSGLDELMRHASSLRGPGVEMLVEILETISKIGSVVESSSSSSDPSSSSLVPMEMDGEDKNVILPNNESSKADDTEHNSEPSPDVSIVNVELFLPDCVNNIARLLETVLQNADTCRIFVEKKGIEAILQLVTLPLMPASVSVGHSISVAFKNFSPQHYVSLARAVCSFLREHLKSTNELLDLVGGTQLALVESAKQTKVLKYLASLEAVLTLSVFLLKGTSTVVSELSTSDADVLKDLGKTYKEIIWQISLCNDSKAEERKNADQEPEVSQVPPSTTIERESDDDSNIQSVRYTNPVFARNGPHSLWSGEREFLSVVRAGESLHRRSRHGISRIRGGRAGRHLEALNIDSETPPSALEAPSSQDLKKKSPDVIVSEILNKLASTLRSFFTALVKGFTSPNRRRADSGSLSSASKTLGAVLATNFLEALSFSGHSTYASGLEMSLSVKCRYLGKVVDDMAALTFDSRRRSCYTAMVNNFYVHGTFKELLTTFEATSQLLWTLPCSLPSSDIDVGKKGGGKLSHNTWLLDTLQSYCRLLEYFVNSSLLLSPTSASQAELLVQPVAVGLSIGLFPVPRDPEVFVRMLQSQVLDVILPVWNHPMFCSCSPGFIASIISLVTHVYSGVGDVKRSRGTIGGSTNQRMPPPPDEATIATIVEMGFSRARAEEALRRVETNSVEMAMEWLFSHADDPVQEDDELARALALSLGNSSESTKAESAEKTIDVLTEEGHVKKPPVDDILAASVKLFQTSDSVSFQLTDLLVTLCSQNKGDDRPKVISYLMQQLKLCPLDFSQDNCALSVLAHILALLLFEDVSTREIAAQNGIISTIIDILTNFKGRQELGKELPVPKCISALLLILDQMVQSRPKVENMEGTQTGSLPDSSGEHGSLQFSDTVLPKEKNSNGNEKEPSMAFESILGKSTGFATVEESHKLLDVACDLIKQHVPAVVMQAVLQLCARLTKTHALALQFLENGGLAALFNLPRICFFPGYDSVVSAIVRHLLEDPQTLQTAMELEIRQTLSGNRHSGRVSPRSFLTSLAPVISRDPNVFMKAAAAVCQIETSGGRTVVVLSKEKEKEKSKSSSVEAGLSSNECVRISESKSHDGPGKCLKSHKKVPVNLTQVIDQLLEIVLKYPPLKGQEESERDSTFMDIDEPTLKVKGKSKVDEAGSLEPESERSTGLVKVTFVLKLLSDILLMYGHAVGVILRRDSEMCQFRGSNQPSGQSGIIHHVLHRLLPLSVDKSAGPDDWRGKLSEKASWFLVVLCGRSGEGRKRVTNELVKELMSFSNFESHSMRIILLPDKRLFTFVDLVYSILSKNSSSGSLPGSGYSPDIAKSMIDGGIIQCLTSILQVVDLDHPDAPKIVNLILKGLEGLTRAANASEQIFKSDGTEKKRSAGLNDRSDDQITAPSATEAVAHDQNVGSQEAIIDTMDNAHDQGTSQGDDCADNPNQSVEQDMRVEEDGTLSQNPPMELGMDFMREEMGEGGVLHNPDQIEMTFHVENRADDDMGDEDDDMGDDGDEDEDDDDGEDEDEDIAEDGGGMMSLADTDVEDHDDVGFGDEYNDEMIDEDDDDFHENRVIEVRWREALDGLDHLQILGQPGFIDVAAEPFEGVNVDDLFRLQSFERRRQTGRSSFERSATEVNGFQHPLLVRPPPSGDFVSMWSSGGNSTSRDSETMSSGNLDVAHFYMFDAPILPYDHVPSSLFGDRLGGAAPPPLTDYSVGMGSLHLPGRRVLGNGRWTDDGQPQGSAQAASIAQAVEEQFLAQLNSIAPASSPVEPQLQNSGEQENRSDAIASHDGPILIAGTDSTCQQIESQEQENGNGEEINVDSVARDTGEDLPANEPMSVQPVSLNSIPNGIDCTVIEGNVTPDENVEIFVNSSVNSNAAIQCERAADVQTTIQDVPVESMECNGSSTADGQHTNHNLGGSGFETPNSGDCHAASIYASADVDMGGTDAEGNQSEQPPVSEDRRDELLSAQNTEVAPDASQADQVSANNEASGANTIDPTFLEALPEDLRAEVLASQQAQSVQPPSYAPPSAEDIDPEFLAALPPDIQAEVLAQQRAQRVAQQAEGQPVDMDNASIIATFPADLREEVLLTSSEAVLSALPSPLLAEAQILRDRAMSHYQARSLFGSSHRLNNRRNGLGFDRRPVMDRGVGVTIGRRSALTDSLKVKEIEGEPLLDATALKALIRLLRLSQPLGKGLLQRLLLNLCAHSVTMATLIYLLLDMIEPEAEGSVSRSATLNSQRLFGCHSNTVYGQSQLLDGLPPLVFRRILEILTYLATNHSAVAKMLFHFDQSIIPDSSRPVNVHTNEKGKEKVIEGGPSLNPSRSQTGVVPLVLFLKLLSRPLFLRSNAHLEQVMGLIQVIVDTAASKLESQSQSEKEMADTQKLSASEVPSNTEKDAALVEPDSNQQDKGADMHVCHSEGKKSIDMYNIFLQLPQSDLRNLCSLLGREGLSDKMYMLAGEVLKKLAFIVPSHRNFFTLELSESAHALTGSAISELVTLQKTNMLGLSAGSMAGAAILRVLQALSSLTSLNTVGEMDMDNSVDQHDDQATIWNLNTALEPLWQELSNCISAAEMQLGQSSFSPSVSNINVAENLQGSSTSPPLPPGTQRLLPFIEAFFVLCEKLQANESFMQQDHGNVTAREVKESAGCSASTSIKGGDSQRKLDGGITFTRFAEKHRRLSNAFIRQNPGLLEKSLSMMLKAPRLIDFDNKRAYFRSRIRQQHDQHLSGPLRISVRRAYILEDSYNQLRMRPTQDLKGRLNVQFQGEEGIDAGGLTREWYQLLSRVIFDKGALLFTTVGNNATFQPNPNSVYQTEHLSYFKFVGRVVGKALFDGQLLDVYFTRSFYKHILGVKVTYHDIEAVDPDYYKNLKWMLENDVSDVPDLTFSMDADEEKHILYEKNEVTDYELKPGGRNIRVTEETKHEYVDLVADHLLTNAIRPQINSFLEGFNELVPRELISIFNDKELELLISGLPEIDLDDLKANTEYTGYTVASNVVQWFWEVVKTFNKEDMARLLQFVTGTSKVPLEGFKALQGISGPQRFQIHKAYGAPDRLPSAHTCFNQLDLPEYTSKEQLQERMLLAIHEASEGFGFG, via the exons ATGAAGTTGAAGAGGAAAAGGGCACTTGAAGTG CCTCCCAAAATTAGATGTTTCATTGATCGTGTTACTTCAGTTCCACTTGAGAAGATAGAAGAACCTTTGAAGGGTTTTGTTTGGGAGTTTGATAAG GGAGATTTTCATCACTGGGTTGACCTTTTTAACCATTTTGATTCATACTTTGAGAAGTACATAAAACCAAGGAAGGATTTGCTGATTGATGATGATTTTCTTAATTTGGATCCTCCATTCCCTCGAGAAGccattcttcaaattcttcgTGTCATCAGAACAGTTTTGGATaattgcacaaataaacatttctATAGTTCATATGAG CATCTCTCTGCATTGCTTGCATCTACTGATCCAGATGTGGTTGAGGCTAGCCTAGACACTTTGGCTACCTTTTTGAAGAAAACAGTTGGAAAGTACTCCATAAGAGACTCTTCCTTGAATTCAAAATTGTATGCTCTTGCCCAAGGATGGGGTGGAAAGGAGGAAGGACTTGGATTGATTGCATCTGCTGTACCTGATGGTTGTGACCATATTGCGTGTGAATTGGGTTGTACCcttcattttgaattttatgctGTAAATGAGCCAGAGAGTGACATAAAAGTGGCCGAACCCTTGGACCAAGGCTTGCAAATTATACACTTAAGTGATATTGACAAACGTGTGGAAACTGATCTTGAGCTTTTGCACAAGTTAGTTACGGAATATAAGGTGCCTGCCAGTTTAAGATTTTCTTTATTGTCAAGACTACGTTTCGCTAGGGCTTTTGGTTCTTTGGCTTCTAGACAGAAATATACATGCATTCGCTTGTATGCCTTCATAGTACTAATTCAAGCATGTGCTGATGCTGATGACCTGGTTTCGTTCTTCAATGCTGAGCCTGGATTTATCAATGAATTAGTATCATTACTGAGCTATGAAGATGCAGTTTTGGAGAAAATTCGGATTTTATGTTTGCATGCATTAGCTGCTCTTTGCCAAGATCGTTCTCGTCAGCAGTCAGTACAGACGGCAGTTACATCTGGTGGGCATCGTGGCATTTTATCTAGCCTGATGCAAAAAGCCATTGACTCTGTTACCAGTGATACCTCAAAATGGTCAGTTCATTTTGCTGAAGCTCTTTTGTCTCTTGTCACCGTGTTGGTTTCAACATCATCAGGTTGCTCTGCCATGCGTGAAGCAGGATTTATTCCTACTCTGCTACCCCTCCTTAAAGATACGAACCCACAGCATTTGCATTTGGTTGAAAAGGCTGTGCGCATTTTGGAGGCTTTTATGGATTACAGTAATCCAGCTGCTGCTCTATTCAGAGATTTGGGAGGTTTGGATGATACCATCTCTCGCTTAAAGATTGAAGTCTCCTATGTAGAAAATGGTGGAAAACAGCCAGATGAAAAATCTGAGTCTAGTGCAAGAAGTGTAAATATGGTTACAAGTTCTTCAACTGGGCTGGATGATGTGCAAAAACCATTGTATTCTGAACCATTAATTTCATATCACCGTAGGTTGCTAATGAAAGCTTTATTGCGTGCTATATCCCTGGGAACTTATGCCCCTGGAAATACTGCTCGTATCTATGGATCTGAAGAGAATGTTCTGCCTCATTGCTTATGCATAATTTTTAGAAGGGCAAAAGATTTTGGTGGTGGAGTTTTCTCTCTTGCAGCTACTGTTATGAGTGACTTAATACAAAAGGATCCTACTTGTTATCCTGTTTTGGATGCAGCTGGTCTTCCATCTGCCTTCTTGGATGCTATAATGGATGATGTTCTCAACTCTTCAGAAGCCATTACTTGCATCCCCCAGTGTTTGGATGCCTTGTGCTTAAATAGTAATGGCCTGCAGGCTGTGAAAGATAGGAACTCTTTGAGGTGTTTTGTGAAAGTGTTTACTTCTAAAACATATTTGCGTGCTCTGGCTGGGGACACACCTGCGTCTTTGTCTAGTGGATTGGATGAATTAATGCGCCATGCTTCTTCATTGCGTGGGCCTGGAGTGGAAATGTTAGTTGAAATTCTGGAAACTATCTCAAAAATTGGTTCTGTGGTGGAATCCTCATCTTCGAGTTCTGACCCAAGCTCTTCATCATTGGTTCCAATGGAAATGGATGGTGAGGACAAGAATGTGATCTTACCTAACAATGAGTCTTCAAAGGCTGATGACACAGAGCATAATTCTGAGCCATCTCCTGATGTGTCAATAGTGAATGTTGAGTTGTTTCTTCCAGATTGTGTTAACAATATTGCTCGTCTACTTGAGACAGTTCTTCAGAATGCTGACACATGTCGGATATTTGTTGAGAAAAAAGGAATTGAAGCTATTCTCCAGTTAGTTACATTACCTTTGATGCCAGCATCTGTTTCTGTTGGGCACAGCATATCTGTTGCCTTCAAGAATTTCTCACCGCAGCATTATGTTTCTCTTGCTCGGGCTGTATGCTCTTTCTTGAGGGAACATCTAAAATCTACTAATGAACTTTTAGATTTGGTGGGAGGGACCCAACTTGCTCTAGTGGAATCTGCAAAGCAGACAAAGGTGTTGAAATATCTTGCTAGTCTTGAAGCTGTCTTAACTCTTTCTGTATTTTTGTTGAAGGGAACAAGCACTGTTGTCTCTGAACTAAGCACATCAGATGCCGATGTGTTGAAAGATCTTGGGAAAACTTACAAGGAAATAATTTGGCAAATATCATTGTGCAATGATTCTAAGGCAGAGGAAAGGAAGAATGCTGATCAAGAGCCTGAGGTTTCACAGGTACCTCCATCTACAACAATTGAAAGAGAGAGTGACGATGATTCAAATATCCAGTCAGTACGATACACAAACCCAGTTTTTGCTAGGAATGGTCCACATTCCCTGTGGAGTGGGGAAAGGGAATTCCTTTCTGTTGTTCGCGCTGGAGAAAGTTTGCATCGCCGAAGTCGGCATGGAATATCCCGCATCCGAGGTGGAAGGGCTGGTCGTCATTTGGAAGCTTTAAATATTGATTCAGAAACACCTCCTAGTGCACTGGAAGCACCATCGTCCCAAGATCTGAAAAAGAAAAGCCCTGATGTTATTGTTTCAGAGATTCTTAACAAATTGGCATCAACTTTGCGCTCTTTCTTCACTGCCCTTGTGAAGGGATTCACTTCACCAAATCGTCGCAGAGCTGATTCTGGGTCACTCAGTTCAGCTTCAAAGACTCTTGGAGCTGTTTTAGCTACAAATTTTCTTGAGGCTCTTAGTTTTTCTGGGCATTCTACTTATGCTTCTGGACTTGAAATGTCACTTTCTGTAAAATGTAGATATCTTGGGAAGGTTGTGGATGATATGGCTGCTCTCACATTTGACAGCAGGCGCCGGAGTTGTTATACTGCAATggttaataatttttatgtcCATGGAACTTTTAAAGAGCTCCTCACAACATTTGAAGCTACTAGTCAGTTGCTATGGACACTTCCATGTTCTCTTCCTTCATCAGACATTGATGTTGGTAAAAAAGGAGGAGGTAAATTGTCCCATAATACATGGCTACTTGATACATTGCAAAGCTACTGTCGTTTGCTTGAGTATTTTGTaaattcttctcttcttttgtcCCCAACCTCGGCATCTCAGGCAGAGCTTCTTGTTCAGCCAGTTGCAGTTGGTCTCTCAATTGGACTCTTTCCAGTCCCTCGAGACCCAGAAGTTTTTGTACGTATGTTGCAATCTCAGGTTCTGGATGTAATTCTACCAGTCTGGAATCATCCCATGTTTTGTAGCTGTAGTCCTGGTTTCATTGCATCTATTATTTCACTTGTTACCCATGTATACTCTGGTGTTGGAGATGTCAAGCGAAGTCGTGGTACCATTGGGGGAAGCACAAACCAACGAATGCCCCCTCCACCTGATGAGGCAACCATTGCCACTATTGTTGAGATGGGTTTTTCAAGGGCAAGGGCTGAGGAAGCGTTGAGAAGAGTTGAAACAAACAGTGTTGAAATGGCCATGGAGTGGCTGTTTAGTCATGCTGATGATCCTGTCCAGGAGGATGATGAACTTGCTCGGGCACTTGCTCTATCCCTAGGAAATAGTTCGGAATCTACTAAAGCTGAGAGTGCTGAGAAGACTATAGATGTGCTAACTGAAGAGGGACATGTAAAGAAACCTCCGGTTGATGATATACTTGCTGCATCTGTCAAGTTGTTTCAGACTAGTGATTCAGTGTCATTTCAGTTGACAGATTTGCTTGTGACGCTTTGCAGTCAGAACAAAGGTGATGATCGTCCAAAGGTAATATCTTATCTTATGCAGCAGCTAAAACTTTGTCCATTGGATTTTTCCCAGGATAATTGTGCATTGAGTGTGTTAGCACATATCTTGGCACTTCTTCTTTTTGAGGATGTAAGTACTCGAGAAATTGCTGCCCAGAATGGCATTATATCTACCATTATAGATATCTTGACTAACTTCAAAGGCAGGCAAGAGTTGGGAAAAGAACTACCAGTTCCAAAATGCATTAGTGCTTTACTACTTATATTGGATCAAATGGTGCAGTCAAGACCAAAAGTTGAAAATATGGAAGGAACTCAAACTGGTTCCCTGCCTGATTCTTCAGGGGAGCATGGTTCTCTGCAATTTTCTGATACAGTTTTACCGaaggaaaaaaattcaaatgggAATGAGAAAGAACCTTCAATGGCTTTTGAGAGTATACTGGGAAAATCTACTGGATTTGCAACTGTTGAAGAGAGTCATAAATTGCTGGATGTTGCCTGTGATTTGATAAAACAACATGTTCCTGCTGTAGTCATGCAGGCAGTTCTGCAATTATGTGCTAGGTTAACAAAAACACATGCTTTAGCTTTGCAGTTTCTTGAAAATGGAGGTCTGGCTGCTCTTTTTAATCTTCCGAGGATTTGCTTTTTCCCTGGGTATGACTCTGTTGTGTCAGCTATAGTCCGACACCTCCTTGAAGATCCTCAAACACTGCAGACAGCCATGGAGTTGGAGATACGGCAAACTTTAAGTGGAAATCGCCATTCAGGGCGTGTTTCTCCTCGATCATTTTTGACCTCATTGGCACCTGTTATCTCCAGGGATCCTAACGTTTTTATGAAAGCTGCAGCAGCAGTTTGTCAGATAGAAACATCAGGGGGAAGGACTGTTGTTGTTTTGtcaaaggagaaagaaaaagaaaagtcaaaGTCATCTAGTGTTGAGGCTGGGTTATCTTCCAATGAATGTGTCCGGATATCTGAAAGCAAGTCTCATGATGGACCAGGCAAATGTTTGAAAAGCCACAAAAAGGTTCCTGTTAATCTCACTCAAGTAATTGATCAGCTTCTGGAGATTGTGCTTAAGTACCCACCTTTGAAAGGTCAGGAAGAATCTGAGCGTGACTCAACATTCATGGATATAGATGAACCTACCCTGAAAGTGAAGGGTAAGTCTAAGGTTGACGAGGCTGGGTCATTAGAGCCTGAGTCTGAAAGGTCTACAGGACTAGTGAAGGTGACATTTGTTCTGAAGTTACTGAGTGACATTCTTCTGATGTATGGGCATGCAGTGGGTGTTATACTTAGACGTGATTCTGAAATGTGTCAATTTCGTGGATCTAATCAACCATCTGGACAAAGTGGTATTATCCACCATGTATTACATCGGTTGTTACCACTCTCTGTTGATAAATCTGCAGGACCTGATGATTGGAGAGGTAAGTTATCTGAAAAGGCTTCATGGTTCCTGGTAGTTTTGTGTGGTCGATCTGGTGAAGGGCGTAAACGAGTGACAAATGAACTTGTTAAAGAATTGATGTCCTTTTCAAATTTTGAGAGCCATTCCATGAGAATCATCTTATTGCCAGATAAGAGGTTATTCACTTTTGTTGATCTAGTGTATTCTATCTTGTCAAAAAATTCGTCATCTGGTAGCTTACCTGGTTCTGGATATTCACCTGATATTGCTAAGAGCATGATAGATGGGGGAATTATTCAGTGTCTTACTAGTATTCTACAAGTGGTTGATCTGGATCATCCTGATGCACCCAAAATTGTGAATCTTATACTCAAAGGTTTAGAAGGTCTTACAAGAGCTGCTAATGCAAGTGAGCAAATATTTAAATCTGATGGGACTGAAAAGAAAAGATCTGCTGGTTTAAATGATCGATCTGATGATCAAATAACAGCACCATCTGCAACTGAAGCAGTGGCCCATGATCAAAATGTGGGCAGCCAAGAAGCAATCATAGATACAATGGATAATGCACATGATCAAGGAACTTCTCAAGGTGATGATTGTGCTGATAATCCAAATCAGTCAGTGGAGCAAGATATGAGAGTCGAAGAAGATGGGACATTGTCTCAAAACCCACCAATGGAACTTGGAATGGACTTCATGCGTGAAGAGATGGGAGAGGGCGGTGTTTTGCACAACCCAGATCAAATTGAGATGACTTTTCATGTTGAAAATAGGGCTGATGATGATATgggtgatgaagatgatgatatggGTGACGATGGtgatgaggatgaagatgatgatgatggagaGGATGAAGACGAGGACATTGCTGAAGATGGTGGGGGCATGATGTCCTTGGCAGATACTGATGTGGAGGATCATGATGATGTTGGCTTTGGAGATGAATATAATGATGAGAtgattgatgaagatgatgatgattttCATGAGAATCGTGTCATTGAGGTAAGGTGGAGGGAGGCTCTTGATGGCTTGGATCACTTGCAAATACTTGGACAACCTGGATTTATAGATGTGGCTGCTGAGCCTTTTGAAGGTGTAAATGTGGATGACCTATTTCGTCTTCAGAGTTTTGAGCGTCGTCGTCAAACTGGTAGGTCTTCGTTTGAGAGATCTGCTACTGAAGTTAATGGTTTTCAACATCCTCTTCTTGTTAGACCACCACCATCTGGTGATTTTGTCTCAATGTGGTCGTCTGGTGGTAATTCTACATCCCGAGATTCAGAAACCATGTCATCTGGGAATCTTGATGTGGCTCATTTTTACATGTTTGATGCACCTATTCTTCCATATGATCATGTGCCAAGTAGTCTGTTTGGTGACCGTCTGGGTGGTGCAGCACCTCCTCCCTTGACAGACTATTCTGTCGGCATGGGCTCATTGCACCTACCTGGAAGAAGAGTGTTAGGTAATGGTAGATGGACTGATGATGGTCAGCCACAAGGAAGTGCTCAAGCGGCATCCATTGCGCAAGCAGTAGAGGAACAATTCCTAGCCCAATTGAACAGTATAGCTCCTGCAAGCAGTCCTGTTGAGCCACAGTTACAAAATTCTGGAGAACAAGAGAATAGGTCTGATGCAATTGCATCTCATGATGGTCCAATATTAATTGCAGGAACTGACTCTACATGTCAGCAGATTGAAAGTCAGGAGCAAGAAAATGGTAATGGTGAAGAAATTAATGTTGACTCAGTTGCTAGAGATACTGGTGAAGACCTGCCAGCTAATGAGCCTATGTCAGTTCAACCAGTTTCATTGAACAGCATACCAAATGGTATTGATTGCACAGTAATTGAAGGAAATGTTACTCCCGATGAGAATGtggaaatatttgttaattcATCTGTTAATTCTAATGCTGCTATACAATGTGAAAGGGCTGCTGATGTGCAGACTACCATCCAGGATGTACCAGTTGAATCCATGGAATGCAATGGATCATCAACTGCTGATGGGCAGCATACTAATCATAACTTAGGAGGCTCTGGTTTTGAAACTCCTAATTCAGGTGATTGCCATGCTGCATCAATTTATGCTAGTGCTGATGTTGATATGGGTGGTACTGACGCTGAAGGAAATCAATCAGAGCAACCACCTGTTTCTGAAGACAGGAGGGATGAGTTGTTATCAGCTCAGAACACAGAGGTTGCTCCAGATGCTTCTCAGGCTGACCAAGTTAGTGCAAACAATGAAGCTTCTGGTGCCAATACAATTGACCCTACGTTTTTGGAGGCTCTGCCTGAAGATCTAAGGGCGGAAGTTCTAGCATCCCAACAAGCTCAGTCTGTTCAACCACCTTCCTATGCGCCACCTTCTGCAGAAGATATTGATCCCGAGTTTTTAGCTGCTCTTCCTCCTGATATTCAAGCAGAGGTGTTGGCCCAACAAAGAGCTCAAAGGGTAGCCCAGCAGGCCGAAGGACAGCCAGTTGACATGGATAATGCCTCTATAATTGCCACTTTTCCTGCTGATTTGCGTGAAGAg GTTCTTTTGACTTCTTCGGAGGCTGTTTTGTCAGCACTGCCATCTCCATTGCTTGCAGAAGCTCAAATATTGAGGGATCGAGCAATGAGTCACTACCAAGCTCGAAGCCTTTTTGGTAGCAGCCACAGGCTTAACAATAGAAGAAATGGTCTTGGATTTGATAGGCGGCCAGTGATGGATCGGGGTGTTGGAGTTACAATAGGGAGGAGATCTGCTCTTACAGATAGCTTAAAGGTGAAAGAGATTGAAGGTGAGCCACTACTTGATGCAACTGCACTCAAAGCTTTGATTCGGCTTCTGCGACTATCACAG CCTCTTGGAAAGGGCCTTCTGCAGAGGCTCTTGTTAAACTTATGTGCGCATAGTGTTACAATGGCCACGCTTATTTATCTTTTGCTTGACATGATTGAACCTGAAGCTGAAGGCTCTGTAAGTAGATCAGCAACACTAAATTCCCAGAGGCTTTTTGGTTGTCACTCAAACACAGTTTATGGTCAATCTCAGTTGTTGGATG GTCTTCCTCCCCTTGTGTTCCGCCGAATTCTTGAAATTCTGACTTATTTGGCCACAAATCATTCTGCTGTTGCAAAAATGTTGTTTCATTTTGATCAATCAATTATTCCTGATTCTTCACGTCCAGTTAATGTGCATACAAAtgagaaagggaaagagaagGTTATTGAAGGGGGGCCTTCACTAAATCCCTCTAGATCTCAGACTGGGGTTGTTCCTCTAGTCCTCTTTCTGAAGCTCTTGAGTCGACCCCTGTTTTTACGCAGCAATGCTCATCTTGAGCAGGTAATGGGCCTGATTCAAGTTATAGTTGATACTGCAGCTTCAAAATTAGAAAGTCAATCACAGTCTGAAAAAGAAATGGCAGATACCCAAAAATTGTCAGCCAGTGAAGTCCCAAGTAATACTGAGAAGGATGCTGCTTTAGTGGAGCCAGACTCTAATCAACAAGATAAGGGTGCAGATATGCATGTATGCCATTCTGAAGGGAAGAAGAGTATAGATATGTACAATATCTTCTTGCAGTTGCCACAATCTGATTTGCGGAATTTGTGCAGTCTTCTTGGTCGTGAAGG GCTCTCGGATAAAATGTATATGCTTGCTGGTGAAGTGCTGAAGAAGTTGGCTTTCATTGTTCCATCCCATAGGAACTTTTTTACTTTAGAGCTTTCAGAATCAGCTCATGCTTTGACAGGCTCAGCCATAAGCGAGCTTGTCACCTTACAGAAAACAAATATGCTTGGTTTGAGTGCTGGTTCTATGGCTGGTGCAGCCATTCTACGTGTTTTGCAAGCTCTTAGTTCTCTCACTTCACTTAATACTGTGGGTGAGATGGATATGGATAATAGTGTGGATCAACATGATGATCAAGCAACTATTTGGAATTTAAATACTGCGCTTGAGCCATTGTGGCAAGAACTTAGTAATTGTATAAGTGCTGCTGAGATGCAGCTTGGACAGAGCTCTTTCTCTCCTAGCGTATCAAACATAAATGTTGCTGAGAATTTGCAAGGTTCTTCTACTTCACCACCTCTTCCTCCTGGGACACAGAGATTATTGCCTTTTATCGAggctttctttgttttgtgtgaAAAGCTACAAGCAAATGAATCCTTCATGCAGCAAGACCATGGAAATGTGACTGCTAGAGAAGTCAAGGAATCTGCTGGTTGTTCAGCTTCAACGAGCATAAAAGGTGGAGACTCACAGCGAAAATTGGATGGGGGTATCACTTTCACAAGATTTGCTGAGAAGCATCGCCGACTTTCAAATGCTTTCATTAGGCAAAACCCAGGTTTGTTGGAGAAATCACTTTCCATGATGCTCAAGGCACCGAGGTTGATTGACTTTGATAACAAGAGAGCCTATTTCCGCTCAAGAATAAGGCAACAACATGACCAGCACTTGTCTGGGCCATTGCGAATTAGTGTAAGGCGGGCTTATATTTTGGAGGACTCTTATAATCAATTAAGGATGCGTCCTACTCAAGATCTAAAGGGGCGGTTAAATGTTCAATTTCAAGGTGAAGAAGGTATTGATGCAGGTGGTCTCACCAGAGAATGGTATCAGCTGCTATCGAGGGTCATATTTGACAAAGGTGCTTTACTTTTCACAACAGTGGGTAACAATGCAACTTTCCAACCAAACCCGAATTCAGTATATCAGACCGAACATCTCTCATATTTCAAGTTTGTGGGCCGAGTG GTGGGGAAGGCTTTGTTTGATGGGCAACTGCTGGATGTTTACTTTACTCGATCTTTCTATAAGCATATACTGGGTGTTAAGGTTACATACCATGACATTGAAGCTGTTGATCCTGATTACTATAAGAATTTGAAATGGATGTTGGAG AATGATGTGAGTGATGTTCCTGATCTGACATTTAGCATGGATGCCGATGAGGAAAAACATATTCTTTATGAGAAGAATGAG GTCACCGATTATGAGCTTAAACCTGGAGGAAGGAACATAAGAGTCACAGAAGAAACAAAGCACGAGTATGTTGATCTAGTTGCTGACCATCTTTTGACAAATGCCATCCGTCCTCAAATCAATTCCTTCCTGGAAGGTTTTAATGAATTAGTGCCACGAGAACTTATATCCATATTTAATGACAAAGAGCTTGAGCTTCTCATAAGTGGTCTCCCAGAAATCGACT TGGATGACTTGAAGGCCAACACTGAGTATACTGGCTATACAGTGGCATCAAATGTTGTTCAGTGGTTCTGGGAAGTGGTTAAAACTTTCAACAAAGAAGACATGGCAAGATTACTGCAATTTGTGACTGGAACATCTAAG GTTCCGTTGGAGGGTTTTAAGGCCTTGCAGGGCATCTCTGGTCCGCAAAGGTTTCAAATTCACAAGGCATATGGAGCTCCAGATCGTCTGCCATCAGCCCATACTTG CTTCAATCAACTTGACCTTCCCGAATATACCTCTAAAGAACAACTTCAAGAACGCATGTTACTTGCAATTCATGAGGCTAGTGAAGGATTTGGTTTTGGTTAA